In Oceanispirochaeta sp. M1, a single window of DNA contains:
- a CDS encoding L-ribulose-5-phosphate 4-epimerase gives MSRIKELKEICFEANMEIPRRNLAIYTFGNVSAYDTNEKLFAIKPSGVEYSKLKADDMVLVDLDGKVVEGSMRPSSDTKTHAVLYKAFPSLGGIVHTHSTYAVAWAQACCSVPIYGTTHADHLAGDIPVTDVMSDTMIKGDYEEQTGYQILTALKDQNLSVDEVQMILVASHGPFTWGSTPEKAVYNAAVLEELCRMALFTEQIKPGAPRLKQSLIDKHYQRKHGKDAYYGQA, from the coding sequence ATGAGTCGTATAAAAGAGCTTAAAGAGATATGTTTTGAGGCCAATATGGAGATTCCCCGGAGGAATCTGGCCATCTATACTTTTGGGAATGTCAGTGCCTATGATACGAATGAGAAGCTTTTTGCCATCAAACCAAGCGGAGTAGAGTATTCGAAGCTGAAAGCGGATGACATGGTTCTGGTGGATCTGGATGGCAAGGTCGTGGAGGGCTCTATGCGTCCCTCATCGGATACCAAGACTCATGCGGTGCTCTATAAGGCTTTCCCTTCTCTGGGGGGGATCGTTCACACCCACTCCACTTATGCTGTCGCCTGGGCACAGGCCTGCTGTTCTGTTCCAATTTATGGAACTACCCATGCCGATCATCTGGCCGGAGATATCCCTGTCACAGATGTTATGAGTGACACCATGATAAAGGGGGATTACGAAGAGCAGACAGGATATCAGATTCTTACAGCACTGAAAGATCAGAATCTTTCGGTGGATGAAGTGCAGATGATTCTTGTTGCCTCACATGGACCCTTTACCTGGGGCTCTACTCCTGAGAAAGCTGTATATAATGCCGCCGTTCTGGAAGAACTCTGCCGGATGGCATTGTTTACTGAACAGATAAAACCGGGAGCTCCCCGTTTGAAGCAGAGTCTTATAGACAAACACTATCAGAGAAAACATGGCAAGGATGCTTATTACGGACAGGCGTGA
- the araA gene encoding L-arabinose isomerase, producing MNVYDDMSIWMVSGSQHLYGEETLNQVKAHTEEIADYLSTQDGIASKIEYKGILTTPEGITDFCIKASSDASCGGVILWMHTFSPSKMWINGFNILNKPVLHLHTQYNRDIPWDEIDMDFMNLNQSAHGGREHGFINARMKLSRKVVVGFWQDEEVHQRIDAWVRACAAVKDMRGGKIARFGDNMRDVAVTEGDKVAAQIALGYDVYGYAVGDLAAVIAAVDEKTIDVLIEEYKVRYDVSPELLPGASRADDLRTAARLEAGMTSFLEEGGFCAFTTTFEDLHGLAQLPGLACQRLMEKGYGFGAEGDWKTSALVRAMKVMGKGKGGGTSFMEDYTYHLDPENPLVLGSHMLEVCPSIGGETKVKLEIHPLGIGGKEDPVRMVFNVGGGDSLNASLMDMGNRFRLLINEVETVDSVKDLPKLPVARVVWKPKPDLKTAAAAWILGGGAHHTGYSKDVTTEMLLDYAEICGLEAVVIDDNTEIRGFKNELKWNDLYYTIKGFAGGV from the coding sequence ATGAACGTTTATGATGATATGAGTATCTGGATGGTTTCGGGCAGTCAGCACCTCTATGGTGAAGAGACCCTGAACCAGGTTAAGGCACATACAGAGGAAATTGCAGATTATCTGAGTACTCAGGATGGAATTGCTTCTAAAATTGAGTATAAGGGAATCCTTACGACTCCTGAGGGGATTACAGATTTCTGTATAAAGGCAAGCTCCGATGCCTCCTGTGGTGGAGTCATTCTCTGGATGCATACTTTCAGCCCTTCCAAGATGTGGATCAATGGATTCAATATTCTGAATAAGCCTGTCCTGCACCTCCATACGCAGTATAACAGAGACATCCCCTGGGATGAGATTGATATGGATTTTATGAACCTCAACCAGTCCGCACACGGGGGTCGGGAGCATGGATTTATCAATGCAAGAATGAAACTGAGCCGTAAGGTTGTTGTTGGATTCTGGCAGGATGAGGAAGTACATCAGCGAATCGATGCCTGGGTGAGAGCCTGTGCTGCAGTAAAAGATATGAGAGGCGGGAAAATTGCCCGTTTCGGTGACAATATGAGAGATGTAGCCGTCACTGAAGGTGATAAAGTGGCAGCACAGATTGCACTTGGATACGATGTCTACGGTTATGCCGTGGGAGATCTGGCAGCAGTGATTGCCGCGGTTGATGAAAAGACAATAGATGTCCTTATTGAGGAATACAAGGTCCGGTATGATGTTTCTCCAGAGCTACTTCCCGGAGCATCCCGTGCTGATGATCTGAGAACTGCGGCACGCCTTGAGGCCGGTATGACCTCCTTTCTGGAAGAGGGCGGTTTCTGTGCTTTCACTACAACCTTTGAAGATCTTCACGGCCTGGCACAGCTTCCCGGACTTGCCTGTCAGAGACTGATGGAGAAGGGCTACGGCTTTGGTGCCGAGGGAGACTGGAAGACTTCAGCTCTTGTGAGAGCCATGAAGGTTATGGGAAAGGGAAAAGGCGGAGGAACTTCTTTTATGGAGGATTACACCTATCATCTGGACCCTGAGAATCCTCTGGTATTGGGTTCTCATATGCTTGAGGTCTGTCCCAGTATCGGGGGAGAGACAAAGGTTAAACTGGAGATCCATCCTCTGGGAATAGGCGGGAAGGAAGATCCTGTCAGAATGGTTTTCAATGTAGGCGGAGGTGATTCACTGAATGCCTCTCTAATGGATATGGGAAACCGCTTCAGGCTGCTGATTAATGAAGTTGAAACTGTGGATTCAGTTAAAGATCTGCCTAAACTTCCGGTGGCAAGGGTGGTATGGAAGCCTAAGCCCGATCTTAAGACGGCAGCAGCGGCCTGGATACTGGGAGGCGGAGCACATCATACAGGCTACAGTAAGGATGTCACAACAGAGATGCTTTTGGACTATGCCGAAATATGCGGTCTTGAAGCAGTGGTTATTGATGATAATACCGAAATACGCGGCTTCAAGAATGAACTGAAGTGGAATGACCTTTATTACACTATTAAGGGATTTGCCGGCGGAGTGTGA
- a CDS encoding ThuA domain-containing protein, with amino-acid sequence MKKKYVMIIATGFFRPDIRILMKIKSSISRTWAGPARIFWSSKGLERLNTRRHSVVILLFNSQNINGHEMDRLRKFIHAGGGAIFLNRAVSSQNESKIFSDMIGARFKEHRELREYKFIPLDNSLIAKTEETLINESFSEFTVQEDAVLCSEAVYDDETPLPSSWVKTFGKGRVFCFLPGERLSTYKNEKIWNHLSKAFLWVSDSKRRE; translated from the coding sequence ATGAAAAAGAAATATGTCATGATTATTGCTACTGGATTTTTCAGACCCGATATTAGAATACTCATGAAAATTAAGAGTTCCATAAGCCGCACCTGGGCAGGCCCCGCCCGTATATTCTGGAGCAGCAAGGGACTGGAACGGCTGAATACAAGGCGGCATTCCGTGGTAATTCTGCTTTTTAACTCACAGAATATAAACGGTCATGAGATGGACCGCCTGAGAAAATTCATCCATGCAGGGGGTGGCGCGATCTTCCTGAACAGGGCCGTTTCATCTCAGAATGAATCAAAAATATTCAGTGATATGATTGGTGCCAGATTCAAAGAGCATCGGGAACTGAGGGAATATAAGTTTATTCCACTTGATAACAGTCTTATTGCTAAAACAGAAGAGACCTTGATCAACGAGAGCTTCAGTGAGTTTACAGTACAGGAAGATGCAGTACTTTGCAGTGAAGCTGTATATGACGATGAGACTCCACTCCCCTCCTCATGGGTAAAAACTTTCGGCAAGGGAAGAGTGTTTTGTTTTCTTCCGGGGGAGCGATTATCCACATATAAAAATGAAAAAATATGGAATCACCTGAGTAAAGCCTTCCTCTGGGTGAGTGATTCCAAGAGAAGGGAATAG
- a CDS encoding 4Fe-4S binding protein has translation MKRKPKLRIIIQILFFLLIALIAVNHTLAESGKGIPLVAEASLHGVCPFGGVVSIYNLLTAGTFVKKVHESSLVLMYIVFAAALLMGPLFCGWICPFGTFQEWISRIGRKIFRKKHNHFIPYKYDRYLRFIRYIVLIWVLFMTARSGQLFFADIDPYYALFQFWTGEVAISGFIILFVVTVLSLFVERPFCKYFCPYGAVLGLFNLFRIIPLKRNEKTCISCRKCDKSCPMNISVSSLGTVRDHQCISCYQCTSEDGDCPVPATLEFHAGAFKEESK, from the coding sequence GTGAAAAGGAAACCGAAACTGAGGATCATCATTCAGATCCTTTTTTTTCTGCTGATTGCGCTTATTGCTGTTAACCACACACTGGCAGAGTCTGGAAAAGGAATCCCCCTTGTAGCCGAAGCATCACTTCATGGGGTATGCCCCTTCGGCGGTGTAGTCAGTATTTATAACCTTCTTACGGCGGGAACTTTTGTTAAAAAGGTGCATGAGTCGAGCCTGGTTCTTATGTATATCGTCTTTGCTGCAGCCTTGCTGATGGGCCCTCTGTTCTGTGGATGGATTTGTCCATTTGGAACTTTTCAGGAGTGGATCAGCCGGATCGGCAGAAAGATTTTTCGGAAGAAACATAACCATTTTATCCCCTATAAATATGATAGGTATCTGCGATTTATCCGATATATTGTGCTGATATGGGTATTGTTTATGACAGCCCGATCGGGTCAGCTTTTCTTTGCAGATATCGATCCCTATTATGCACTTTTTCAGTTCTGGACAGGAGAAGTCGCCATTTCAGGATTCATCATTTTGTTTGTCGTTACTGTGCTGTCGCTCTTTGTGGAGCGTCCTTTCTGTAAGTATTTCTGCCCCTATGGTGCTGTGCTGGGACTGTTTAATCTGTTTAGAATCATCCCTCTGAAAAGAAATGAAAAGACATGTATCAGCTGCAGGAAATGTGATAAAAGCTGCCCCATGAATATCTCTGTTTCCAGCCTGGGAACTGTACGGGATCATCAATGCATCAGCTGTTATCAATGTACCTCAGAAGATGGAGACTGTCCTGTTCCGGCAACACTTGAATTCCATGCCGGAGCCTTCAAGGAGGAGTCAAAATGA
- the ribD gene encoding bifunctional diaminohydroxyphosphoribosylaminopyrimidine deaminase/5-amino-6-(5-phosphoribosylamino)uracil reductase RibD, with the protein MYNQDEKFMKRALYLSEQLQNTVLPNPMVGAVIVRDGKVLGEGLHENYGGKHAEENALIHCRINGYDPAESEMYVTLEPCSFSNAGKHNGPCTEKIIAAGIKTVVIARADPNPLVRGAGIRALRDAGIAVEWAVLEEEAARLNRIYEVLIQNKRPYIHLKAAITMDGFIAAADNSSKWISGPESRKRVMEFRRESDAVLVGRRTFEIDSPSLSVHDEDGQDLPGPQPEKIVISRNENPEQSLEEFLLTLRQRGLFRILVEGGREVFNSFLKAGYWDRLTVFQTPDLLGRGVPFCGDLGISGIDGKMVLEDRETRISGRDIEIDGYREGFRCLRV; encoded by the coding sequence CTGTACAATCAAGATGAAAAGTTTATGAAAAGAGCTCTGTACTTATCGGAACAGCTGCAGAATACGGTTCTGCCGAATCCGATGGTGGGAGCAGTCATTGTCCGTGACGGGAAGGTCCTGGGCGAGGGACTGCATGAGAACTACGGCGGTAAACATGCCGAAGAGAATGCACTGATTCATTGCCGTATAAATGGCTATGATCCGGCTGAATCTGAGATGTATGTCACTCTGGAGCCATGCAGTTTCAGCAATGCAGGCAAGCATAACGGACCCTGTACCGAAAAAATCATTGCTGCCGGAATTAAGACGGTGGTCATTGCCAGGGCCGATCCGAACCCTCTCGTCAGAGGCGCAGGGATCAGGGCTCTTCGGGATGCAGGTATCGCTGTGGAATGGGCTGTGCTGGAAGAAGAGGCGGCCCGTTTAAACAGGATTTATGAAGTCCTTATTCAGAATAAAAGACCCTATATTCACCTCAAGGCGGCAATTACCATGGATGGTTTTATTGCGGCTGCAGACAACAGTTCAAAATGGATCAGTGGTCCGGAATCCCGCAAGAGGGTCATGGAATTCCGCAGAGAGTCGGATGCAGTCCTGGTGGGGAGAAGAACATTCGAAATAGATAGTCCTTCTCTCTCTGTCCATGATGAGGATGGGCAGGATCTACCTGGACCACAGCCCGAAAAAATTGTGATCTCAAGAAATGAAAACCCTGAACAATCTCTGGAGGAATTCCTGCTTACCCTCAGGCAGCGCGGGCTGTTCCGTATCCTGGTGGAAGGGGGCCGTGAGGTCTTCAACTCCTTTCTGAAAGCCGGGTACTGGGACAGACTCACAGTTTTTCAGACTCCCGATCTTCTGGGAAGGGGTGTTCCGTTCTGTGGAGACCTGGGTATCAGCGGAATAGACGGGAAGATGGTTCTTGAGGACAGAGAAACAAGAATTTCAGGCCGTGATATTGAGATAGACGGATACAGGGAGGGATTCAGATGTTTACGGGTTTGA
- a CDS encoding riboflavin synthase, producing the protein MFTGLIRCIGEVKSIRDGRESRVLWITHSFPDIPLQGASIAVQGVCLTVLEGADKSQFTVECHHVTLKKSNLQYCRPGDRVHLEPAMTLASAVDGHLVQGHVSAMAAVKGNKPVGRGRTLTLELPGKVRREICREGSVALNGVSLTIASLDSTSFSIQLIGETLRSTCLAGLKISEKVNVEGDLLLRQRAQISVVNKGITEQKLLQWGYV; encoded by the coding sequence ATGTTTACGGGTTTGATTCGTTGTATCGGCGAAGTAAAGAGCATTCGTGACGGCAGAGAGTCCAGAGTTCTGTGGATAACGCACAGCTTTCCCGATATTCCGCTGCAGGGAGCCTCCATTGCCGTACAGGGTGTCTGTCTCACAGTGCTGGAGGGAGCTGATAAATCTCAGTTCACTGTGGAGTGCCACCATGTAACTCTGAAGAAGAGTAATCTGCAGTACTGCCGCCCGGGAGATAGAGTTCATCTGGAACCTGCAATGACTCTGGCCAGTGCCGTAGACGGCCATCTGGTTCAGGGGCATGTGAGTGCAATGGCTGCCGTTAAGGGAAATAAGCCGGTTGGACGGGGTAGAACTTTGACCCTGGAACTGCCCGGCAAAGTCCGCCGGGAGATATGCCGTGAAGGATCAGTGGCCCTGAATGGAGTCAGTCTGACAATCGCCTCTCTGGATTCGACCAGCTTTTCAATTCAGCTTATCGGTGAAACCTTAAGATCCACTTGTCTGGCCGGTCTAAAGATAAGTGAAAAAGTCAATGTGGAAGGGGATCTGCTTTTACGTCAAAGGGCACAGATATCCGTAGTAAATAAAGGAATAACAGAGCAGAAACTTCTGCAATGGGGATATGTATGA
- the ribA gene encoding GTP cyclohydrolase II, whose product MKITVEEAAKIIRGGGMVIVTDHEDRENEGDLVGSAAFAGPEMINFMARNARGLICCALDQEHCDKAGLKLMSSGGPEAMHGTRFCTPIDAIENCSTGISAFDRSTTLLRLCAEDCRPEDFARPGHMFPILEAEGGLAARQGHTEASIYLMRQAGVQAASVICEMMDDDGEMVRGTRIEDLAREWDMGVLSVADLVEHERRKSDKAVIIPTEYGNFQMEFIENRESDSLKGCESEEDHFCLLMEKEEIPVPLVRIHSECLTGDLFGSKRCDCGTQLDESLRQINSEGHGYLIYLRQEGRGIGLRAKMKAYRLQDEGMDTLDANLHLGYPADDRDYAGAASFLKSRGIQKIRLLTNNPDKIHQLEEAGIQVERVPLVVEAGEENRKYIETKQHRMGHLSA is encoded by the coding sequence ATGAAAATAACAGTCGAAGAGGCAGCAAAGATAATAAGGGGGGGAGGCATGGTCATTGTTACTGATCATGAGGACCGTGAGAATGAGGGGGATCTGGTGGGATCAGCAGCTTTTGCCGGACCGGAGATGATAAATTTTATGGCGCGCAATGCACGAGGACTTATCTGCTGTGCTCTGGATCAGGAACACTGCGATAAGGCAGGACTGAAGCTGATGTCTTCGGGAGGGCCCGAGGCCATGCATGGAACCCGTTTCTGTACTCCCATAGATGCCATCGAAAACTGCAGTACCGGAATTTCAGCTTTTGACAGATCAACCACTCTGCTGAGACTCTGCGCGGAGGATTGTCGACCTGAAGACTTTGCACGTCCCGGTCATATGTTTCCCATTCTGGAAGCTGAGGGTGGTCTGGCTGCCCGTCAGGGGCATACGGAAGCCTCCATATATCTTATGAGACAGGCCGGGGTTCAGGCAGCTTCTGTTATCTGCGAGATGATGGATGATGACGGAGAAATGGTACGGGGAACAAGGATCGAGGATCTGGCCCGTGAGTGGGATATGGGCGTTCTGTCTGTAGCAGATCTTGTGGAACATGAGAGAAGAAAATCCGATAAAGCTGTGATTATCCCTACGGAGTATGGAAATTTCCAGATGGAATTTATTGAAAATCGGGAGTCAGACAGCCTGAAGGGATGTGAATCAGAAGAGGATCATTTCTGCCTTCTTATGGAAAAGGAAGAGATCCCTGTACCCCTTGTGAGAATACACTCTGAGTGTCTGACGGGAGATCTTTTTGGCTCAAAACGCTGTGACTGCGGTACACAGCTGGATGAGTCTCTCCGGCAGATCAATTCGGAAGGACATGGATATCTTATCTATCTACGCCAGGAGGGGAGGGGTATCGGTCTCAGAGCCAAAATGAAGGCCTACCGCCTTCAGGACGAGGGCATGGATACTCTGGATGCCAACCTTCATTTGGGGTATCCCGCAGATGATCGGGATTATGCCGGGGCTGCCTCCTTTCTGAAGAGCAGAGGGATTCAGAAGATAAGACTGCTTACAAATAATCCTGATAAAATTCATCAGCTTGAAGAAGCTGGTATCCAGGTGGAACGGGTCCCTCTTGTGGTGGAAGCCGGAGAAGAGAACAGAAAGTACATTGAAACAAAACAGCATCGAATGGGACACCTGTCTGCATAA
- the ribH gene encoding 6,7-dimethyl-8-ribityllumazine synthase, whose product MKDNRVREGQLRGDGYSFTLVVSRFNDIITSRLEEGAKDCLYRHGVNESEIKIIRVPGAFEIPLAASWAAAEKPNAVICLGAVIRGGTPHFDYVSSEVSKGVASVSLESSIPVSFGVLTCDTLEQALERAGSKAGNKGWEAAITALEMADLRNSFNQ is encoded by the coding sequence ATGAAAGATAACAGAGTTCGAGAAGGACAACTTAGAGGAGATGGGTATAGCTTCACCCTTGTGGTGAGCCGTTTCAATGACATCATTACGTCCAGGCTGGAAGAGGGTGCGAAAGACTGCCTTTATCGGCATGGAGTGAATGAATCAGAGATAAAGATAATACGTGTCCCCGGAGCTTTTGAAATTCCTCTGGCAGCCTCATGGGCAGCAGCCGAAAAGCCGAATGCCGTGATCTGCCTGGGAGCGGTAATCAGAGGGGGGACTCCTCATTTTGACTATGTGAGTTCTGAAGTTTCCAAGGGAGTTGCTTCAGTATCACTGGAATCATCCATTCCCGTCAGTTTTGGAGTTCTTACCTGCGATACCCTGGAGCAGGCCCTTGAGAGAGCCGGCAGTAAGGCAGGTAATAAAGGCTGGGAGGCCGCCATAACAGCATTGGAAATGGCAGACCTCCGTAATAGTTTTAATCAGTAA
- a CDS encoding GH36-type glycosyl hydrolase domain-containing protein, with the protein MKYGFFDDHNREYVINEAATPYPWINYLGSHNFFSLVSNTAGGYSFYRDARLRRLTRYRYNNVPVDTGGRYFYINDGESVWNPGWKPSKTELDSYECRHGLGYSRITGSKNGLETETTFLVPIDESNLEMQKVVIRNKGTEDKTFQLYSFMEFCLWNAWDDQTNFQRNFSTGEVEVHGASIYHKTEYRERRDHYAWYHASETPQGFDTDRETFTGLYNSYEAPQQVMKGTSGDSMASGWSPVASHRFDITLKAGEEKALVFLLGYTEVDPEDKWESPGKINRKPAEKEQTKYGTVRAFDEALAELKTHWQELLSRFTVSTPDEKVNRMVNIWNQYQCTVTYNMARSASYFESGIGRGIGFRDTSQDMLGCVHQFPERVKIRLLDVASTQFSDGSAYHQFQPLTKKGNADVGGDFNDDPLWLIMGISRYIKETGDFSILHEKVAFDDIPDVPETIATHLERSFSFTQNNLGPHGLPLIGRADWNDCLNLNCFSTNPDDSFQTTTNKKGDTAESLMIAGMFSYIGKEYAELLETMGKKDKAAGALSAVKKMDKAVEKAGWDGEWYLRAYDALGNKIGSKECEDGQIFIESQGFCSMARIGENKGWPRKALDSVEEKLATDHGIMILQPAYKEYHVELGEVSSYPPGYKENAGIFCHNNPWVMIGEAMEGNGNKVFDYYSRICPAFREDISDVHRTEPYVYSQMIAGRDAVNHGEAKNSWLTGTASWNFVVVSQWILGIRPQLKGLEVNPCIPSDWPEFRASRTFRGNCYNIIVRNPEGLSSGVKSITVNGEKIDGNILPLKEAKEEWDVVVTLG; encoded by the coding sequence ATGAAATACGGTTTTTTTGACGATCACAACAGAGAATATGTCATAAATGAAGCGGCTACCCCCTACCCCTGGATCAACTATCTTGGAAGTCATAACTTTTTTTCCCTGGTTTCAAATACAGCCGGAGGATACAGTTTTTACAGAGATGCACGTCTAAGAAGACTGACCCGCTACCGTTATAACAATGTCCCAGTGGATACAGGCGGACGTTATTTTTATATCAACGATGGAGAATCCGTCTGGAATCCCGGCTGGAAACCCAGCAAAACCGAACTGGACAGCTATGAGTGCCGTCACGGTCTGGGCTACTCCAGAATAACCGGTTCAAAAAACGGACTGGAAACAGAGACGACCTTTCTTGTACCTATTGATGAGAGCAATCTGGAGATGCAGAAAGTTGTAATCCGGAATAAAGGAACAGAAGATAAAACTTTTCAGCTCTACTCCTTTATGGAATTCTGTCTCTGGAATGCCTGGGACGACCAGACAAACTTTCAGAGAAACTTCAGTACCGGTGAAGTTGAAGTTCATGGAGCTTCGATTTATCACAAGACAGAGTATAGAGAGAGAAGAGATCACTACGCCTGGTACCACGCCAGTGAAACTCCCCAGGGCTTCGACACAGACAGAGAGACCTTTACGGGTCTCTATAACAGCTATGAGGCTCCCCAGCAGGTCATGAAGGGTACCAGCGGAGATTCAATGGCCTCCGGATGGTCCCCTGTTGCCTCACACCGTTTTGATATTACCCTGAAGGCGGGAGAGGAGAAGGCTCTGGTATTTCTCCTTGGTTACACCGAAGTTGATCCCGAAGATAAATGGGAATCTCCCGGAAAGATAAACAGAAAACCCGCCGAAAAAGAGCAGACAAAATATGGAACAGTTAGGGCTTTTGATGAAGCACTGGCTGAACTTAAGACTCACTGGCAGGAACTTCTCTCCCGTTTTACCGTTTCCACACCCGATGAAAAAGTAAACAGAATGGTAAATATCTGGAATCAGTATCAGTGTACAGTCACCTACAACATGGCCCGCTCCGCCTCCTATTTTGAATCAGGAATCGGAAGGGGTATCGGGTTCAGAGACACAAGTCAGGATATGCTCGGCTGTGTTCACCAGTTCCCGGAAAGAGTAAAAATCAGACTCCTTGATGTTGCATCCACACAGTTCTCTGACGGAAGCGCCTATCACCAGTTTCAGCCCCTCACAAAAAAGGGTAATGCAGATGTGGGTGGAGACTTCAATGATGATCCCCTGTGGCTTATCATGGGAATCAGCCGTTATATAAAAGAGACCGGAGATTTCTCCATTCTCCATGAGAAAGTAGCCTTTGATGATATTCCCGATGTACCCGAAACCATTGCCACCCACCTGGAGCGCTCCTTCAGTTTTACACAGAATAACCTTGGTCCCCACGGACTGCCCCTGATCGGCAGAGCCGACTGGAACGATTGTCTGAATCTGAACTGCTTCTCCACGAACCCCGATGACTCCTTCCAGACAACCACAAACAAGAAGGGTGATACAGCCGAATCATTGATGATTGCCGGTATGTTCTCCTACATCGGTAAGGAATATGCCGAACTCCTGGAAACAATGGGAAAAAAAGATAAAGCCGCTGGAGCCCTATCCGCTGTTAAAAAGATGGACAAGGCTGTAGAAAAAGCCGGCTGGGACGGAGAGTGGTACCTGAGAGCCTATGATGCCCTTGGTAATAAAATTGGAAGCAAAGAGTGTGAAGACGGTCAGATATTTATCGAGAGTCAGGGATTCTGTTCCATGGCCCGTATCGGTGAGAACAAGGGATGGCCCAGAAAAGCTCTAGATTCTGTTGAGGAGAAACTGGCTACAGATCACGGAATCATGATCCTCCAGCCTGCCTATAAGGAATATCATGTAGAGCTGGGTGAAGTATCCTCCTATCCCCCCGGATACAAGGAAAATGCTGGCATTTTCTGCCATAACAACCCCTGGGTCATGATCGGTGAAGCCATGGAAGGTAACGGAAATAAGGTATTTGACTACTACAGTAGAATCTGTCCTGCATTCAGGGAAGATATCAGTGATGTTCACAGAACAGAACCCTATGTCTACTCTCAGATGATTGCCGGAAGGGATGCGGTAAACCACGGTGAAGCCAAGAACTCATGGCTCACAGGTACTGCCAGCTGGAATTTTGTTGTTGTCAGTCAGTGGATACTGGGAATACGTCCTCAGCTTAAGGGTCTGGAAGTAAATCCCTGTATCCCTTCAGACTGGCCTGAGTTCAGAGCATCCAGAACCTTCAGAGGAAACTGCTACAATATTATTGTACGCAACCCTGAAGGTCTGAGCTCCGGAGTAAAATCTATCACAGTCAACGGAGAGAAGATCGACGGAAACATCCTGCCCCTTAAAGAAGCTAAGGAAGAATGGGACGTCGTTGTCACCCTGGGTTGA
- a CDS encoding ROK family transcriptional regulator, which produces MATQNHINNINMSRVLRSIWLNRGCSRADMCRELGLNKSTVTKNVQILLDQGIAEEIREGDSSPLGGRRPVALGIRQDFCYIMGLEIQTEFYRAVICNARGEVVFTRANRLKEGESSILDQFRHSIDELRSFIKEFQVSGIALGVSGVVNADEGIIHHSMSFGIEEPLSFSVIASEIAGIPVMVENDANCCCWGDLAGQLSGREENSLFLLSEFRDRDIHKPGHPSLSVGIGLVLRGQVHYGKDYSAGEFTSALREMGHNGQFSQDPEELGLLWHDKHQVLRTVTEIGRNIAFLVNTLNLSRIVIGGVLQQYSEDVKKILGECIDDSWPYDDHVNCQIEFSSKGDFTVAHGACGYYLEQVFGLPDVEKPAAKGWEFIQSQLTV; this is translated from the coding sequence ATGGCTACACAGAATCACATTAACAACATCAATATGTCCCGTGTTCTTCGCAGTATATGGCTGAATCGCGGCTGTTCCAGAGCGGATATGTGCCGTGAATTGGGACTTAATAAATCAACTGTAACAAAGAATGTTCAGATTCTTCTGGATCAGGGAATCGCCGAAGAGATCAGAGAAGGAGATTCTTCTCCCCTCGGCGGACGGCGGCCTGTTGCTCTGGGAATCCGTCAGGACTTCTGCTATATCATGGGATTGGAGATTCAGACCGAGTTTTACAGAGCAGTGATCTGTAATGCCAGAGGCGAAGTTGTCTTTACCCGGGCCAACAGGCTCAAGGAAGGGGAATCCTCTATTCTGGATCAGTTCAGGCACTCCATTGATGAGCTCCGGTCTTTTATCAAGGAGTTCCAGGTTAGCGGAATAGCTCTCGGTGTGTCGGGGGTTGTAAATGCAGATGAGGGAATTATCCACCACTCCATGTCTTTTGGTATTGAAGAACCCTTATCCTTTTCTGTTATCGCTTCGGAGATAGCCGGTATTCCTGTTATGGTCGAGAATGATGCAAACTGCTGCTGCTGGGGAGATCTGGCAGGCCAGCTGTCGGGGCGTGAGGAGAACAGTCTCTTTCTTCTTTCGGAATTCAGAGACCGGGATATTCATAAGCCCGGTCATCCCAGTCTCTCTGTGGGAATAGGCCTGGTTTTGCGAGGGCAGGTACACTACGGGAAAGATTATTCTGCGGGTGAGTTCACCTCTGCCCTGCGGGAGATGGGCCATAACGGTCAGTTCTCACAGGACCCGGAGGAGCTGGGACTCCTCTGGCATGATAAGCATCAGGTTTTAAGAACTGTTACTGAGATAGGACGGAATATCGCCTTTCTTGTGAATACACTGAATCTGAGCCGAATTGTTATCGGTGGCGTACTTCAGCAGTACAGTGAGGATGTTAAAAAAATTCTGGGAGAGTGTATTGATGATTCATGGCCTTATGATGACCATGTAAACTGTCAGATAGAGTTTTCATCAAAGGGTGATTTTACTGTTGCACACGGTGCCTGTGGTTATTATCTGGAGCAGGTTTTCGGACTTCCCGATGTTGAAAAGCCGGCTGCCAAGGGCTGGGAATTCATTCAGTCCCAACTGACTGTCTGA